One window from the genome of Dermacentor silvarum isolate Dsil-2018 chromosome 5, BIME_Dsil_1.4, whole genome shotgun sequence encodes:
- the LOC119452473 gene encoding sodium- and chloride-dependent glycine transporter 2 isoform X2: MTLPKQTSTTDNNQESGHQRGQAAAQGDTTHFQSRAHKLATLIMMTTGSANAAMFPMMFIFYGGVPFLLAYLVLLATVAMPVMQLESNLAQFAGDGNCGVFSTVPLFLGTGYALTFYVVLRVVADSLPLSDVLLQMVGLGGSTVPWTGSCPGGWTANNRTCYAVRQGSVPCRLLRGRFADSFRRMALGEGVPLLRGDQVVLVPSKSYHHDAAGCMPDLYTPAPPYDFRRQQSWAEHTYDHIRAQPLLSMAAIWVLVFALAHGGFIRLKNVRLACFT, translated from the exons ATGACATTGCCAAAGCAAACCAGCACAACCGACAATAATCAGGAAAGTGGG CATCAACGGGGTCAAGCAGCGGCGCAAGGCGACACCACGCACTTTCAAAGCCGCGCTCACAAGCTGGCCACGCTAATCATGATGACCACGGGTAGCGCAAACGCTGCCATGTTTCCCATGATGTTCATCTTCTACGGAGGAG tgccgttcctgctggcGTACCTTGTCCTGCTGGCGACCGTGGCGATGCCCGTGATGCAGCTGGAGAGCAACCTGGCCCAGTTCGCCGGAGACGGCAACTGCGGCGTCTTCAGTACGGTTCCGCTGTTCCTCG GCACGGGCTACGCGCTGACGTTCTACGTAGTTCTGCGCGTGGTGGCCGACTCGTTGCCCCTCTCTGACGTGCTCCTGCAGATGGTCGGTCTGGGAGGCTCCACGGTCCCATGGACCGGGTCCTGTCCCGGTGGGTGGACGGCCAACAACCGCACCTGTTACGCCGTCAGACAGGGATCG GTCCCGTGCCGATTGTTGCGCGGTCGTTTCGCGGACTCGTTCCGGCGCATGGCACTGGGCGAAGGCGTACCTCTGCTGCGCGGCGACCAGGTGGTGTTGGTGCCGTCCAAGTCCTACCACCACGATGCCGCCGGGTGCATGCCCGACCTGTACACACCGGCGCCCCCCTACGACTT CCGACGTCAACAGAGTTGGGCGGAGCACACGTACGACCACATCCGCGCACAGCCTCTGCTCTCGATGGCCGCTATCTGGGTCCTGGTGTTCGCGCTCGCCCACGGTGGTTTCATCAGGCTCAAGAACGTGCGTCTCGCGTGCTTCACCTGA
- the LOC119452473 gene encoding sodium- and chloride-dependent glycine transporter 2 isoform X1 encodes MTLPKQTSTTDNNQESGHQRGQAAAQGDTTHFQSRAHKLATLIMMTTGSANAAMFPMMFIFYGGVPFLLAYLVLLATVAMPVMQLESNLAQFAGDGNCGVFSTVPLFLGTGYALTFYVVLRVVADSLPLSDVLLQMVGLGGSTVPWTGSCPGGWTANNRTCYAVRQGSVPCRLLRGRFADSFRRMALGEGVPLLRGDQVVLVPSKSYHHDAAGCMPDLYTPAPPYDFRRQQSWAEHTYDHIRAQPLLSMAAIWVLVFALAHGGFIRLKNVRLACFT; translated from the exons CATCAACGGGGTCAAGCAGCGGCGCAAGGCGACACCACGCACTTTCAAAGCCGCGCTCACAAGCTGGCCACGCTAATCATGATGACCACGGGTAGCGCAAACGCTGCCATGTTTCCCATGATGTTCATCTTCTACGGAGGAG tgccgttcctgctggcGTACCTTGTCCTGCTGGCGACCGTGGCGATGCCCGTGATGCAGCTGGAGAGCAACCTGGCCCAGTTCGCCGGAGACGGCAACTGCGGCGTCTTCAGTACGGTTCCGCTGTTCCTCG GCACGGGCTACGCGCTGACGTTCTACGTAGTTCTGCGCGTGGTGGCCGACTCGTTGCCCCTCTCTGACGTGCTCCTGCAGATGGTCGGTCTGGGAGGCTCCACGGTCCCATGGACCGGGTCCTGTCCCGGTGGGTGGACGGCCAACAACCGCACCTGTTACGCCGTCAGACAGGGATCG GTCCCGTGCCGATTGTTGCGCGGTCGTTTCGCGGACTCGTTCCGGCGCATGGCACTGGGCGAAGGCGTACCTCTGCTGCGCGGCGACCAGGTGGTGTTGGTGCCGTCCAAGTCCTACCACCACGATGCCGCCGGGTGCATGCCCGACCTGTACACACCGGCGCCCCCCTACGACTT CCGACGTCAACAGAGTTGGGCGGAGCACACGTACGACCACATCCGCGCACAGCCTCTGCTCTCGATGGCCGCTATCTGGGTCCTGGTGTTCGCGCTCGCCCACGGTGGTTTCATCAGGCTCAAGAACGTGCGTCTCGCGTGCTTCACCTGA